Below is a window of Neodiprion virginianus isolate iyNeoVirg1 chromosome 4, iyNeoVirg1.1, whole genome shotgun sequence DNA.
TCTACGTTTATGCAGCAAGGTGAATATCTACACAGCACACAATTATTGGACTTTCATTGATTTGTAATTTCTAATGATCTCGGTCAAATACAGAATGTTCAATATGCAGCTGAGAGGCCTGATGGCACTGTTCCATTTGTTCCttggaaagaagaagaatccaTTGAGGGAGAGAGTGGATTCATGTCAGTATCAGGCTGATCAATTGTTTGTTGGAACATTGCTATTCACTATCCTCCTGTTTCTAATGCCAACAACATGGGTTTACTACTCCGTTTTCACGATTGTGAGTAGTGAAACAAAAACCAATTAAATTCGAAATCAATTGAAATCACAGAAAGaattatttaagaaaattttactcgaGTGTATCACAAGTAAATCGGGtaaatctattttctttccatAGCTTCGACTCGTCCTAATAGGCCTAGGTGGATTTCTCACCAGACTTAAGTTTTACTTACAAGTTCTGCCAGTCTATGCTTTTGTAAAATGGCTTATTCGTTCCCCAGTTATGAGCAGTAAGTAGACCCGATAATAGATTATTTTGATTTGATGCATAGACGGTATGTCATGTGCAATTTCCAATGCTGTTCCAGGTACAATAAACATGAAGATATATCCTAGAAGTGGAGAAGGTCCTACCACCCTAATCGTGTCAACAGTTGTATCTCCATGGGGTGAAACTTGGAAACGTTGCATTCTAGAGACGATAAACCCTCACCTGCCGGTTGAGTGGGGTAAAATTGTGAGAAATGTATTTCGGGGTCAGCTTTTGTACCCATTGTAAATAACTGCTCCATGTATTAAGAAACTATTAATAAATGATTGATGGTTTTTGCTATTTCTATctcatttcattatttattattcttttgtatATTATGTAGTATACTGTAGATTATTTACAGGTTATGGAAATATTGCCAAGCAATTTCCATGCCACAAAAGAAGCACTCGTTTATTTATACTAACAGCTAGAGCGGAACTGAATTTTTCAGACATACAATCGAAGTGTAGGATTAAATGAAACTAAATACGGCAGACACTATTTgtccattttttgtttttcgatttCCCTCAATCTCGCCTCTATTTCTTTTGTATCAAGATTACGTTCCCGATTAAACTTTAGGACAGCTCTTAATTGAACTTCTTCTAGACCCTCTATGTGATCATAAAGCGTTAAATCAAAGTGTCTATCGATGTCGCTTTCTTCTCTTAGAATGCCGAAATATATAAGAAACGCAGCTGTGCTCGCAATCACAACGTACATTTGGTACCAAGGTTCATCCGATATTTTTCCAGTTCTTGATTTCATAGCTATCCAAGTATCAGCCTTACTACCGGTGAATCGCAATGGCTCTTCATATTGTTCCTCATTGTTGTAATCCtttgatttatttgaaacgtTGGCCAAGGTTCTCCAACCTATCGGTGTCGATAGTTTTCTGCAAATAAAGTTAAATCCAGTTATTCTAGTATCACGAACTGATATTAATGGTTGCAGGACAATATTGCGTATTATGGTGCAATAAACGGGTAGACAAGAAGCGACCTAACCTCAAATAGAAATggatttgtttttattgtatAGCTGATTAATCTAAAGAGGTTGAAAGACGAAAAAGCGAATCACAActacaataaaatatagcTTACTTTTAAGCAGTGTGAAAAATCTACGTTACCTTGGCTTTAATAAATTACATTCGTAGAAAATTGTTCCAGCAATTCTGCGCAGCATAGCAGACGCCATGTTTCTGGAGTTCTACAGAGTTCTACATAGCCGAAAACAAATGTCAACACACactttcgatttattttataatttattttaagttaatattaatttgaaaaagtatGCTTTAGGTTTACGTAAATTCACTAAGCTTCGGAGCTTTTTTCACTCATGTTTTCTACTTTTCAGTATACCGCAACTGCTTAATGCATTTTGTATTACAAACAAAGATCAACCGGCTATTTTTTGGTGAGTAGAATGTGAAGAAAACACTTCTCTAATCACCGAGTATTTTTGGTTAATTCCAAACGATTGATTGCGGCAATAATCTAATCTTATCAAGTCAAAGGTATTTCGTTTACGtctatttcttctttatttcttcgcTTCTACTTGTCCGCATGAAATTTACAtcgaaaattacgaaaataaaGGTTAAGAAATATTCGTTTATAGATTTAAGAACTACATGGATTCAACTGGCCAAATTTAGTAGCAGTGATACTGTGAAAGAGCTGTACAATAGCGGTAAAAACGTCATGAAGGTGTTGAATGttgctgaaaaaaatgatgcagCTAAAGGTATAGCTGGCTATCTTTCACGTGGGTCTTCGCATCGGGTAACTATTGgtttctattttgtttttttatctgtAAAATTCATAACACCACTTGCTGCCGAACtctgaaatattgtaattggTCAGATAAACAATTAACATGCCAATAGTACTAGTAaagtcaattattttcagcgAGAAGGACTGTCAGTATATAACAAGATCTACGAATTTGATACCCAGCTATGGGGCCAGCAGTGCAAAATGATAATGACGTCGGTATCTGGTCACCTGTTGAATCATGAATTTGTCGGAGGATATCGTAATTGGCAGGGATGTAATCCACTATCTCTATTTGAAGCACCTGTGGTTAAGCAGTGCGAGgagaattttatgaaaataaaaaaaaccttagAGAGGGAGGCTAAGGGTTGCCAGGCACTGATTATATGGACAGATTGCGATCGAGAGGGTGAAAACATAGGCTTTGAAGTTATACAAGTTTGCCAAGCTGTGAAGCCCACCATTAAGATATACCGGTAGTTATTGGCAAGGTCAAAACTGTCAATAAATGTTACTACCAGTTCGAAGTATATCTTTACTTGGCTATTTTTTTCAGAgcaaaattttcggaaataaCTGCTCCATCGGTGACTCGAGCACTTCATAATTTAGGAGTACCGAACAAGGCCATAAGCGATGCTGTCGACGTTAGGAGCGAATTGGACTTGAGAATAGGtaatttaattgtttaattaatCAAACGATGATATGTGGCTAGAGTTGTATTGGTTAAATATGTCATCGTTATCCCAACAGGAGCTGCATTTACACGATTTCAAACAATGAGACTTCAAAAGGTTTTTCCACAAACGCTAGCTGAGATGTTGATCAGCTATGGCAGCTGCCAGTTTCCAACCCTGGGTTTTGTAGTAGAGAGGTTCCTcgcaattgaaaatttcaagtcagAGCCATTTTGGAAAATCAAAGTCACGGACGAACGTGATGGAATATTGGTGGAATTTAGATGGGACAGAAATCGTTTGTTTGAACGCCTTCCGTGCCAGATATTTCTGGACATGTGTTTAGAATCTCCTACTGCAACTGTAGAAAAAGTTACGTGCAAACAGAAAAGCAAATGGAGACCGCTGCCATTGGACACCGTCGTGAGTACGACTGAtttatgtaaattattattatatgacAACCGATACACTTCaattgtattaattttatagGAATTAGCCAAATTGGGTTCACGCAAGTTGAAACTAAACGCAAAGGAGACAATGAAAATAGCAGAGAAACTGTACACTCAAGGTATTATCAGCTACCCTCGTACAGAAACTAACATTTTTCCCAAGGAACTCAATCTTGTGCCACTAGTCGAACATCAATCTGCAAGTCCACAGTGGGGACCGTTTGCACAACAAATACTGCAACACGGGCCTTTCCCACgtcaagggaaaaaaaatgatggaGCTCACCCTCCGATTCATCCTACGAAGTACATTGCTACTTTAGGAGGTATGTTACAAAACTTTATCAACTTTACTATTAGTCTAGACCGTAATcatggtttgaaaatttcaaaaagatttGGAAAACGATCGattttcccaaaaatttgtaaaaatttgcgCTTAGAGTAATTTTCTGActgtataacaattttttaaatcaagaatTCACTTTATTACAGGCAATGAGGCTCGTGTATACGAGTTTATAGTTCGTCATTTTTTGGCCTCTATATCAAAGGATGCCGAAGGTCAAGAGACCATTGTTCAC
It encodes the following:
- the LOC124303559 gene encoding uncharacterized protein LOC124303559 isoform X1: MASAMLRRIAGTIFYECNLLKPRKLSTPIGWRTLANVSNKSKDYNNEEQYEEPLRFTGSKADTWIAMKSRTGKISDEPWYQMYVVIASTAAFLIYFGILREESDIDRHFDLTLYDHIEGLEEVQLRAVLKFNRERNLDTKEIEARLREIEKQKMDK
- the LOC124303559 gene encoding uncharacterized protein LOC124303559 isoform X2, whose product is MAKNSTLVKINHHTRKVLRKLSTPIGWRTLANVSNKSKDYNNEEQYEEPLRFTGSKADTWIAMKSRTGKISDEPWYQMYVVIASTAAFLIYFGILREESDIDRHFDLTLYDHIEGLEEVQLRAVLKFNRERNLDTKEIEARLREIEKQKMDK